A region from the Paenibacillus humicola genome encodes:
- the hppD gene encoding 4-hydroxyphenylpyruvate dioxygenase, with product MSIAKAELNSEQVVKDVFPIEDIDYVEIYVGNARQACFYYSKLFGFRIAAYKGLETGHRDACSYLLQRGEIHLVLTSAYEPGHPIAQFVHTHGDGVKDIAFRVKRVEQLYHTAIENGGIPLQPPQAIDDEHGTIKVARIGTYGNMVHTLVERTEYTGLFLPGFKEVDESVASYDTGLFRFDHFAINVERMDEWARYYANVFGFHLLNSFDKDEISSETSSLMTKAMQNDTERVKFPIVEPAPGKRKSQVREFIEYNRGEGIGHIALETDDIIKSVENLEKNGLKFLYTPEAYYNLLPERVGEIDEPVDRLQRLHILVDRDEEGYLLQIFAHPMGDRPTLFFEIIQRKGSRGFGNGNIRALFEAIEREQLKRGNL from the coding sequence ATGAGTATTGCAAAAGCTGAATTGAATTCGGAGCAAGTTGTAAAGGACGTATTTCCGATCGAGGATATCGATTATGTGGAGATATACGTAGGCAATGCCAGACAAGCCTGCTTTTATTACAGCAAGCTGTTCGGTTTTCGAATCGCGGCGTATAAAGGGCTGGAAACGGGTCATCGCGATGCCTGCTCCTATTTATTGCAGCGTGGCGAGATTCATCTGGTGCTTACTTCGGCCTATGAGCCCGGACATCCGATTGCGCAATTCGTTCATACGCACGGCGACGGCGTGAAAGATATTGCTTTCCGCGTCAAACGGGTTGAACAGCTGTATCATACGGCGATTGAAAACGGCGGAATTCCGCTGCAGCCGCCGCAGGCGATCGATGACGAGCATGGGACGATCAAGGTCGCACGGATCGGTACGTATGGAAATATGGTGCATACGTTAGTGGAACGCACGGAATATACGGGATTGTTTTTACCCGGCTTCAAAGAAGTGGACGAGAGCGTCGCTTCCTACGATACCGGCTTGTTCCGGTTCGATCATTTTGCCATTAACGTCGAACGGATGGACGAATGGGCCAGGTATTATGCCAACGTGTTCGGTTTTCATTTGCTCAATTCGTTCGATAAAGACGAAATCAGCTCGGAAACGTCCTCTTTAATGACCAAGGCGATGCAAAACGATACGGAACGGGTGAAGTTTCCGATCGTAGAACCCGCGCCCGGCAAAAGAAAATCGCAGGTGCGTGAGTTCATCGAATATAACCGGGGGGAAGGAATCGGACATATCGCGCTTGAAACCGACGACATCATCAAATCCGTTGAGAACCTGGAAAAGAACGGGCTCAAATTTCTCTATACACCCGAGGCCTATTATAACCTGCTGCCCGAACGCGTCGGCGAGATCGATGAGCCCGTTGACCGGCTGCAGCGGCTTCATATATTGGTCGATCGGGATGAAGAAGGGTATCTCCTGCAAATATTCGCCCATCCGATGGGGGACCGTCCGACACTCTTCTTCGAAATCATTCAGCGGAAAGGCTCGCGCGGTTTCGGAAACGGGAATATCCGCGCGTTATTCGAAGCGATCGAGCGCGAGCAGTTGAAAAGAGGAAATTTATAA